The sequence below is a genomic window from Sorangiineae bacterium MSr12523.
TCAGAAGTCCTTCATCGACGTGGAGTTTCCGACGCCTACACTGCCGCCTTTCTGAAATACGGTCCAGCCTTCGAAACAGCCGCTTCGTACAAGCAGGCTTCGGACGAATTTGTCATTGTGGGGCAATCACATTGAACCCCGTTCGGAGGTAACGTCGATGACACATCGATCGCTGGCGGCCCATCTCTCGCTGTTCGTGCTCCCGTGCCTCGTTGCCGGATGTTCGGCGGGCTCCGATGCGCCGAATGACACGTCGCAAACCGCGCTCGTCGAGTCGCGTTGTACGGAGACGTCAACCTCGGTGAGCTGTCCCAAGAACACGGCGAAAATCAACTTGCGCGATGTTCATTGGCAGATCCCCGTTGGGACGGCGCCCGCCGGTGGCTGGCCCACGGTGCTGATGTTCCAGGGCTCCTTGTTCAGCGCGGAGCTGACCTGGCAGGCAAGCAAGTCGCTGCCATTTGGCGCTTACTACCAAACGAAGCTCGTGAAGGAACTGCTCGATCATGGCTTTGCCGTCATTGCGCCCGAGGCGCACGGCGAAGGGTTGACCTTTTGGGATACGAACAACCCGCTCTGGGCGAACAATTGGGAAGCCTCCGGCGATCACAAACTGATGCTCGCCATCTTCGAGGCCATTGGCGCAGGCAAGTTCGGTCCCCTTCGTGGAACACACTTGTATGCGACCGGTATTTCGAGTGGCGGATACATGACCAGCCGCATGGGGATCGCTTATCCGAGTCGCTTTGCGGCGCTCGGTGTCGAGTCGGGCTCTTACGCTACGTGCGCGGGGCCGATTTGCTCGATTCCCAGGCTCTCGCCCAGTCATCCGCCGGCGCTCCTTCTGCACGGAGACAAGGACGGAACCGTGCCGCTGTCGACCGCGAAACGCTATCAAGAGCGTTTGAACGAAGCCGGAATCGAGAATAAGCTCATCGTTCACGCGGGCGCAGGCCACGAATGGATTCCCGAGGCGCCCGATGCGGTGGTCTCTTGGTTCCTGAGCCATCCCTAGCGCAGGCCGAAGCGCATACAGCCACCACTCTTGCGCTCCCTCCTGAACCTCGGTAGGTGCCGCTCTCACTGAGTCGCAGCATCCAACCATCCATGGCTTCACTGCCGCGTGTCGGCCTTCTTGTGCTCGTGGCGCTCTGCTTCGCGAATCTCGCAACGTCCGCATGCGGCGGCGCGAGCGATGCGCCTTCATCTCCAACGGACCCGGAAAAACCAAGCCCCGATGCGGCGCTGGGGCCCGATTCCGAAGGACCGAAACACGATGCGGGCAATGCCGATCAGGCAGCCCCCGACGGTGCGGTGGACGAACCTCCGGTGGAGATGCCCGACTCCGGGGCTTGGATGCCGCGCGGCACCCTAGCTGGGAATTACCACACCATATGCCGCGTACGGCCGACGGGATCGGTGGTCTGTTGGGGCTGGGGCGGTAGCGGTCAATTTGGCGTACCAGGTACCGGAACCGGCCCCGCCATCTTACCCGGCGTCTCGACGGCCACCAGCGTCGGCCCGGGAATCGACTTTACCTGCATCAGCCTGGCCAATGGAAATGTGCAGTGCATCGGTGCCAATGAAGCGGGGGAACTTGGCAGTGCCAATGCTCCGGGTCAATCCAATACCTTGGTGGACGTGGATGGCCTCAAGGACGCGATCTACGTGCAGGCGGGATACCGCTATGCGTGCGCGCTGAGGCGATCCGGCTCCGTTTCCTGTTGGGGATTGAATAGCCATAAGCAGCTCGGCTCGGCGGCGGAAAATCGCACCTCTTCCCCAACGCCGATCCATGTGCCGGGCAGCGAACGAAGCATCGGTCTGTCGGTGGGCTCCACGCATGCGTGCGTCGTCAAAGCCGATCGGAGTGTCGCTTGCTGGGGATCCAACACCGGTGGCGAGCTTGGTGCCCCCGCCTCCAGTGGACTCATGATCGCGACACCCGTGGCGGTGCCGAATGTCACCAACACCGTGATGGTCGCGTCGGCGGTGAATATGACATGCGCCATGGACGATGCTGGAACCGTTCGCTGCTGGGGGTGCAACAACGGCGGCGGTGAATGCTTTGCCGCACCGACGCCCGTGGCGGGACTGCCCAAGGTGCGGGGCATTGCCGCGGGCGCGTATCACGCGTGCGCGGTCCGTGACGATTTCAGAATCGTCTGTTGGGGCGACAACTCGCAAGGGCAGTTGGGCGCGACCACGCCGATGCGCTCCGCGACCCCCATCGAGGTGCCCAACATTCGAGATGCCGTGGCCGTCAGCACCGGCGCCGAAACATCGTGTGCTCTTCGCGCTTCGGGCCGCGTTTCCTGCTGGGGAGAAAACCATATTGGTCAATTGGGCAGCCTCGACGCGGGGCTGCGAAGTGCAACCCCCGTCGATGTTCCCGATCCCTAGGAACCTATTTCGCTTTTGCGCTTCCGCCCGCGTTGGCCCCGTCGTTCCGCTTCCCGAGGCTCAAGTCGGCGACGCCATCTTGGAAGCGTATACGTGAGACCATCAGCTTTTCCTGCAGGGCGACGACCTCGATGGTGCTCTTCGACATGTGGTCGCTCACGTCTTGCAGCTTGTTCTGAAGGTTCTGCATGAGCGGCCCCGCCGTTTTTACCGCGCGGAGCGTGACCACCTGGGCGTGGAGCTCGTCCATTCGACTGCGGTATTCCTGCATTTGGTCGCGCACGGTGGCGATGCGCTGTTCGATGTTTCCGATTTCCTGTTGCAGATTCAGTAGGGTGGTGACCTCCGACTTCAGCGGGCTTTCCTGTGCGGACGTCGACAAGTAGGTACGGACGAGGGCCATTCCGTCCGGTGACCGAAGATCGACTGTTTTGAATTGCGGTGCCTGTTCCTCGACCACGATATCCTTTTTGGCGCCCGCATCGAGGATGACGCGAAAGAGGTTTGCGCCTCCAATTCGCTCGACGGATGGCGCCGACCTCGGTGAAAGTTTGTGGCCTTCGGGCGAGGTGTGGCGGACGTACACCGTGACGCGCTCGCGAAGGCGGTTGTGGAGCGTCCAGGTCGAGCGCTTCGTGTGCTGCACCTCCGCCGAGAAGACACCGTGCTGTACGCTCAAAACGCGCGCGATTTCGTCGCGGTCCTCGTTTTTCGCCTCGACGACAATCTGCCGATCGAGCGCGAAAGGCACGAACGCCGTCGATTTGGCCGGAATGGGCTCGGCGATGCCCTCGCCGATGAAGCGCCCTTCGCCGAAGACGCTGACCGGCCCGCTCTCCAGCGCCGAATCCGTTGGGTTCTTGATGCGAACCGATTTGAAGGCGAACGATCCATTGCCGCGCGCACTTTCCGGATCATAGAGGTAGACGACCTCGCCCTCGGCCTTCGCGTTGAGAATGGACACCATCGCGCTGCTGCCGCGCGGAATGCTCATGGTCACACCGGACTCGAAATGCGATGTCCCAATGGGATCGGCCGCGGCAGCCGCGGCGGCACTCGGAGACGCACGGCTCTTCGACGACTCGAGCACGCGAACTCCGCCCGTGGTTCCTTCGACTTCCCCTTTTCCGACGGCGGTTAGCCGATTGGGGTCGGCGCCTTGACGTATGAGCTGTTCGCGAACTTGGTTGGCGCGATCCAACGCGGCGCGGTTTCGGTCGGTATCTTTGGGATCGGCGAATCCTTCAATCACGAATGCATTCGTGCTGCCCGGCTGCTTGATTCGCCGCAGCAGCGCGTCGAATGGATTCGGCGGCGGGGCCTGCGGTGGGGGTGGCGGCGGGCTCGCCGTCCTCTCCTCGGTCTTTCGCGGTGGACGCGCCTCGCTTGGAGCGTTGGGATTTCCGGGCATACCCGATGACGAGGGCTTTCTCGCGCCTTCACCACTTAAGACTTCATCCACGGATTCGAAGCTCCGCTGGGCTCGACCGTGCACCGCCACGTCGACGGTGGGGGTGGGGGCGGCGTTCGCAGGGCGGTTGGAGGCAATGGCCTCGTCGTTCAGAACGGCGACGTTCTTCTGACCTTCGGGGGCGGGCGTACCCCCGTAGACCGAGGCGCCCGAGGGAGGCGCGGCCGCGAAGAGCGCATCCGACTGGAGCGTCTCGCGCTCGACGAGACGGAGGGAGCGCAAATCGAAGCGAAACGACATGGCCGAACTGGAGCCCACGCCAAGCTTCACATGGTGCCAATCTTCCCCGGACGTGTTGTCCACGATGGCCCACGCTTGGAGCTCCACCTGGCCTTTTTGACCCAGGAGGACGCGGTAACTCGGCTTCCACGCGGGGGCCTCCGTCACGTACGACAGACGCACCTGGTGTGGTCTCGATCCGGGAAGGCCAATCTTCATGTCGATGAGGCCTGTCCCATCGGTGGACCCGCCCGTCGGATAGGCTACGGGCGCCGGTTGTCCGGTTTTCGCATCCACGACGGTGAGCGACTTGAGAAAGTCGTCCACTTTGTCCGCCGGGACCGAGAGACGGAGGGTGTCGTCGTCGACCTTCGCGTAGCGCTCGAAATAGGCCACCCCATTTCGATAAACGACGACCCGTCCCAGGGTTGTATCGCTGTGGACATAACTGGACCCTCCGCCGCAACCGACCAACAGCGCGATGAGGGAAAATGGCGCCAAATGCCTCATTTGCGAGCTCCTCGGTTCATCCTTCGATGACGCATGGACGAGCCCGCACGGGGCCTATTCTGCAACGATCCAACATTCCGTTTCTTCGAAGGAAGAAGCTGAATTGGCGCGCGTACGAGAATACGAGCAGGATCTTGGGCGCCTGCGTACGACCCCGGCGTGAGCGCGGCGAACGACGTGGAGCGTGTCGAGGCAGCCGGCGGGCGCGCTGCCGGGCGCGGGCGGAGCGTTCCCGGCGCAGGCCGCCTCGGCCCAAGGTCGAGTTGGCCTTCCCGAGGTGCGTCATCGGCCGTGTTTCTCCGCGAAAGATCGGGGTTGGGGCCAAGGTGTGCATTTCGGTCAGGAATTCTTGAACGAAGGACTCCCGCCCGGGCACTTGATTCCCCGAAAAGGCCGTTCGAGCCGTTCGTGAAGCAGTTCGGGTTCCGCATGCCGCAACCACGTGTTGGGGCAGGCGTTTGCGCTTCGAAATAATTGCCAATGCTAAAAACTACTTTTGCCGTCCTGGCGGTGTTCGCCGTGGTTTGTCAAACGAAGACCGCGAGCGCCCAAGCGGCCGACTCGATATTTTCCGTAAGCTACGAAGGATCCGCGTTCGGGCTGGAGAAGCCCGAGTCGCGCGACACGAAGGACTCGCTCGGGATTCAAACCTTGCGTTTCCGCGCCGGAAAACCCATCCCGCTTGGCCCGCGGACGATGTTCATTCCCGGCATCGCGTACGACATGATCGATATTCCGAAGAGCACGAGCAAAGAACTGCCGTACGGAAGGTTGCATGCGCCGGCGGTGAGCTTGGGCATCATGCAGATGCTCGGCAGTCGCGTGATGGTCGGAGCGATGGTCAACGTGGGCCTCGCCTCGGATTTCGAAGAGCGCGTTTCGATGGATGATCTATCGCTGAGCGCCTCGGTCGTGGGCATGTACAGATTCAGCGATTCCTTTCAGCTCGGTGTCGGCGTTTCGTACTTTCACCAGCTCCGCAGGGTTCTTCCGGCACCGGCCATCGCCATGAATTGGGAGATCAGCGATCGCTTTCGCATCCGTGGCGCGCTGCCCTCGCAACTCAACGTGGAATACCGCGCGGCGCCCTGGTTGTCGCTGGGCATTCGGGGGGCGCTGGATGCCAATGCCTTTCACTTGAGCAGTCGCAAATACGGCGAAGACAATATGCAACTCTCGTATATGACCGTCAACGTGGGGCCCAAGGCGACGCTGAACTTTTCGGACAACACGCACCTCGATCTCTATGCATCGGCCACCGTGCTGCGCCGCTACGAATACTTCGTCGACGGTGATTCGAAACGCGATGGGCTCCTGCCGGCGGTCATGACCTTCGGCGCCCGACTCTGGTTCGGATCGGCCGGCTGGCGCAGCGATCCTTGGGCTCCCGTTACCAAGTGAGTAGAAGTTCAGGGAATCGGCGCTCCGCCGTCGCGTGAGAGGTTTGCGCCCGGGGCGCTCGCCTTCTCCATGCGCGCCAACTCCTCAGGGGACATTGGACCCGCCGCACCGTGACCTTGCGCCGCCTTCGTCCAATTGCCCTCTCTCGATTTCATCGGCATGACACGCGATTGGTCGCCGACGCGATCCGACATTTGGCGAGACTGCTTCGTCTGGCCGCCGCCCAGGCAGCCAAAGAAGAGCGCTGCCATCATCAGTGCGAACACGAAGATCCTCATGGTTGCATCCCCGGATACAGCGCCGGTGCCTGGTACCCCTCGGGGTCCGAAATGCGAGGCAGGAAGCGGGCATTGATAGGATTACCGTGACACGTCGCGCAGCCGTGCTCCTGACCATCGCGGCGGCGCAATTGATCGACGTACTCGGTCTGCATGTACTTCGCGAGGGCGAGCTTGTCGCCCGCGTTGCGATGCAGGAATATCGTGCTCTGGTGATGACACGAATCGCAGTAGAGCGAGCCGCCGTCGACGAGTTGCATCTGCCCCACGAAGGCGTCCCACATGAAGGCCGCCACCGCTTTGCGGGCGGTCGCGGCCGCGTAATCGCTTTGGATATGGCACCAGCTGCACCGCACCCCGAGCGACCGCGTGAACGTATTCATGACCCCCAGAAGGACGCGAGGATCCTTGATCTCATTGAGCGGACCGAGCGTCTCCGGGTGGATCCCCTGCGCGGCGAGTTCATCGTACAGGTGACTCCGAGAGACGGGTGCCGCGTAGCCGAGCGGTCCCTCGTTCTTTCCCCCGGCTTGCTCGCGCGCCACAATGAGCGAGGCGGGCCCGCTGTTCGTCGTCGGTGTTTCGGCGGCCAGGCGCTCGCCCTTGAAACACGCCACCGCGGCGGCGCATACCAGCGTGGAAAGCAGGAGGGGAAAACGTCGGTCACTCACGGCTGTACCCCACGCGCATGA
It includes:
- a CDS encoding DUF6268 family outer membrane beta-barrel protein; the protein is MLKTTFAVLAVFAVVCQTKTASAQAADSIFSVSYEGSAFGLEKPESRDTKDSLGIQTLRFRAGKPIPLGPRTMFIPGIAYDMIDIPKSTSKELPYGRLHAPAVSLGIMQMLGSRVMVGAMVNVGLASDFEERVSMDDLSLSASVVGMYRFSDSFQLGVGVSYFHQLRRVLPAPAIAMNWEISDRFRIRGALPSQLNVEYRAAPWLSLGIRGALDANAFHLSSRKYGEDNMQLSYMTVNVGPKATLNFSDNTHLDLYASATVLRRYEYFVDGDSKRDGLLPAVMTFGARLWFGSAGWRSDPWAPVTK
- a CDS encoding DUF4139 domain-containing protein; translation: MRHLAPFSLIALLVGCGGGSSYVHSDTTLGRVVVYRNGVAYFERYAKVDDDTLRLSVPADKVDDFLKSLTVVDAKTGQPAPVAYPTGGSTDGTGLIDMKIGLPGSRPHQVRLSYVTEAPAWKPSYRVLLGQKGQVELQAWAIVDNTSGEDWHHVKLGVGSSSAMSFRFDLRSLRLVERETLQSDALFAAAPPSGASVYGGTPAPEGQKNVAVLNDEAIASNRPANAAPTPTVDVAVHGRAQRSFESVDEVLSGEGARKPSSSGMPGNPNAPSEARPPRKTEERTASPPPPPPQAPPPNPFDALLRRIKQPGSTNAFVIEGFADPKDTDRNRAALDRANQVREQLIRQGADPNRLTAVGKGEVEGTTGGVRVLESSKSRASPSAAAAAAADPIGTSHFESGVTMSIPRGSSAMVSILNAKAEGEVVYLYDPESARGNGSFAFKSVRIKNPTDSALESGPVSVFGEGRFIGEGIAEPIPAKSTAFVPFALDRQIVVEAKNEDRDEIARVLSVQHGVFSAEVQHTKRSTWTLHNRLRERVTVYVRHTSPEGHKLSPRSAPSVERIGGANLFRVILDAGAKKDIVVEEQAPQFKTVDLRSPDGMALVRTYLSTSAQESPLKSEVTTLLNLQQEIGNIEQRIATVRDQMQEYRSRMDELHAQVVTLRAVKTAGPLMQNLQNKLQDVSDHMSKSTIEVVALQEKLMVSRIRFQDGVADLSLGKRNDGANAGGSAKAK
- a CDS encoding alpha/beta hydrolase produces the protein MTHRSLAAHLSLFVLPCLVAGCSAGSDAPNDTSQTALVESRCTETSTSVSCPKNTAKINLRDVHWQIPVGTAPAGGWPTVLMFQGSLFSAELTWQASKSLPFGAYYQTKLVKELLDHGFAVIAPEAHGEGLTFWDTNNPLWANNWEASGDHKLMLAIFEAIGAGKFGPLRGTHLYATGISSGGYMTSRMGIAYPSRFAALGVESGSYATCAGPICSIPRLSPSHPPALLLHGDKDGTVPLSTAKRYQERLNEAGIENKLIVHAGAGHEWIPEAPDAVVSWFLSHP